The bacterium genomic interval GGGCAATTCCCGTCCGCGAGCTGCAGCGCCGTCCAGTACGCCTCGTCGGGGACGCAGTACCACCCCTCGTAGTCGCCCAGGTAGATGTCGCCGTTGGCGAGCGACTTGCGGAAGAGGTCCTGCACGGAGGCGTAGTGCCGGGGGTCCGTGGTGCGGATGAACCCGGTGTTGCTGATCGTCAGGGCCGGGGTGAGGCCCTGGAAGTTGGTCACGACCTGGTCGGCGAGCTCGCGGGGGGAGAGGCCTTTCGCCGCCGCGGTCTTCTGCACCTTCTCCCCGTGCTCGTCCGTTCCCGTCAGGAAGAAGACCTGCTTACCCAGCATCCGGTGCCAGCGCGCGAGGGCGTCGCAGGCGATCGTCGTGTAGGCGTGCCCGATGTGCGGGACGTCGTTGACGTAGTAGATCGGGGTCGTGATGTAGAACGTCTCCTTCACGCCGTCCCCTCGTCGTCGTCGGTCAGCCGGGCGGTCATCTCCTCGGCGTCGTCGGCCTGCGGGGTCGGCGGGGGAGGAGGGGCCTTGGGGGAGGGGCAGGACCCGCACGCCTTCCGGCGGGCGTACGAATCGTGTTCGTAGATCAGGCAGCACATCAGCCGCCCGCAGACCCCGGAGAGCTTCGCCGGGTTGAGGGACAGCCTCTGGTCCTTCGCCATCTTGACCGTGATCGGCTCGAAGTCGCGAAGGAAGGTCGCGCAGCAGAGCTCCTTGCCGCAGGGACCGACCCCACCGATCGCGCGCGCCTCGTCGCGCACCCCGATCTGGCGCATCTCGATGCGCGTGCGAAGCTCGTGGGCCAGGTCCTTGACCAGTTCCCGGAAGTCGATCCGGCCGTCCGCCGTGAAGTAGAAGACCGCCTTGCTCCGGTCGAGGAGGTACTCGGCCCGCACCAGTTTCATCGGGAGCCTCCGCTCCGCGATGCGGGCGGTGCAGAACGTTACCGCCTCGGCTTCCCGGCGGGCGTTCTCCTGGTGGGCGCGCATGTCCTCCGTCGTGGCTACCCGGAGGACCTTGCCGAAGGGGGGCTTGTCCCCCTTCGGCGCGTGGTCGTCGATCCGGCGGACCACCTGGCCCAGCGACGCTCCCCGCTCCGTCTGCACGATGGCGTAGTCGCCCCGCTGCACGGTCACCCCCGCGCAGTCGAAGGTAAAGGTCTTGCAGACGCCACGAAGGCGGATACCGGCGATGTCCATTCCCTTGCGCTTCATCCCTTCCCGTGCAATCCGAAGAAAAACGCCTCCAGCATCAGCCGCTTCTGCGGCTGCGGAGGCATGCGGGAGATCGACAGGAGCTCCCGGAACGCCGCGTCCCACCCGCTTGCGGGGGGGTGGCCGGCCGCGGCCGCGAGGGGCTCCCGCAGATCCTCGTTCATTATACCCGCTCCGCCGCCGGAAGATAAGAGGGACAGGTCCCGGACCAGCGAGAGCGGGGCGGCCAGGCGTCCCGGGGTGTCCCCCTCCCCCTTCCAGCTCTCCGCGAGCTTCACCGCCGCCGCCGGGGAGAGATTCGTGAGGAGCCCCACCCACGCCTCCCGCTCCTCCGCGAGCCCGGGCAGGAGCGCGAGGGCGCGCCCCGGGCTTCCCCCGGAGAGCCTGGCGGCCAGCGCGACCACGGGCCGGGGATGCTCCCCGCCCGCGTCCGGGTGGCGGGACAGGATCTCCGCCACCGCGTCGGCGGCGAGCGGGAAGAAGGGGATGTTCTGGCACCGGGAGACGATGGTGGGCATCAGGACCGAGGCCCTGTGGGCGACGAGGACCAGGTGCGCGCCGGCCGGCGGCTCCTCGAGCGTCTTCAGCAGGGCGTTCGCCGCCTGCGGCGTCATCCGGTCGGCGGGGCAGAGGATCGCGACGCGGGGGCGGTCGGAGAACGCCTTGAGGGAGAGCTCCTCCCGCAGCGCGCGGATCTCGTCGATCCGGAGGAACTGCGTTTCCGGCGCGATGAACAGGAAGTTCGGATGGGAGCCCGACGCGAGCAGCCGGCAGTCGTGACACGATCCGCACGCCCCGTCCTCCCCGGGTTTCCGGCAGAGGAGGGCGGCGGCGAACGCACGGGCGGCCTTCTCCTTTCCCACCCCTT includes:
- a CDS encoding stage 0 sporulation protein, whose translation is MDIAGIRLRGVCKTFTFDCAGVTVQRGDYAIVQTERGASLGQVVRRIDDHAPKGDKPPFGKVLRVATTEDMRAHQENARREAEAVTFCTARIAERRLPMKLVRAEYLLDRSKAVFYFTADGRIDFRELVKDLAHELRTRIEMRQIGVRDEARAIGGVGPCGKELCCATFLRDFEPITVKMAKDQRLSLNPAKLSGVCGRLMCCLIYEHDSYARRKACGSCPSPKAPPPPPTPQADDAEEMTARLTDDDEGTA
- the holB gene encoding DNA polymerase III subunit delta', whose product is MVEPLSAVVGQDRAIALLRRYVGAGAVPQGLLFSGEEGVGKEKAARAFAAALLCRKPGEDGACGSCHDCRLLASGSHPNFLFIAPETQFLRIDEIRALREELSLKAFSDRPRVAILCPADRMTPQAANALLKTLEEPPAGAHLVLVAHRASVLMPTIVSRCQNIPFFPLAADAVAEILSRHPDAGGEHPRPVVALAARLSGGSPGRALALLPGLAEEREAWVGLLTNLSPAAAVKLAESWKGEGDTPGRLAAPLSLVRDLSLLSSGGGAGIMNEDLREPLAAAAGHPPASGWDAAFRELLSISRMPPQPQKRLMLEAFFFGLHGKG